Below is a genomic region from Xiphophorus hellerii strain 12219 chromosome 1, Xiphophorus_hellerii-4.1, whole genome shotgun sequence.
CTCATCTTGTTTGTATAATCTACGCCCATCGaaggatttaaatttttttttttaatccggTTTGGAACAGTTGAATCAgctaaaagcaataaaaataaaacagcatggTGAAATTATGCTGTAAATAGATGCGAGTTAGTCACTGTTTGCTGTCTGCTGAATGAAACTTGGATGTTTTCACTCTCTAGGACTCCTGTGGAGCAACAGGCGGTTTTGTTTGTGCCTGCTTGTCTCCTCAGCAGCAGAATAAACAAGATCTCCTCTATCCCTCATGTTAACAGACGGGAAGTGTTGTCCCCCCAACACCTCTGTGCTGTTATTATTGCCACTGAAGCGCCCCgcctcttttgtctttttttttgtgactgtGCTTGAGCTGTAACTCCATCCAACCAGTGACCTGAAGTGGCCGCTCTGTCAGAGGCCTCAGAAAGGACGCTGGCCTAGAGGTACAGCGTTCGATCCTTCAGCCTCTGGAGAACAATGACGCCGGTCTCTTATTGGTTCTTGTCATTGGGCTGTGACAGAGGTCTGGACAGCATATGGCCTTCGGTGACTGGGAGGAGGCTGGCACGGTGCTTAATTATTACTGCTGTTGGCTGCTCACAGGAACAGTTTGTGAATTACTTGTCTTTACGGCCTCCTTGCTGAATTTTCCCTCGATATCTCTGCAAACGTCTGTCTTTCTTGTGCCTCCTTTCGTAAACCAGCACCTCCTCCCTTTTCTCTGCCGCTCCCCCATATCCGTGCACTTCTCTCCTCCAGCGGCCCGTGCTTCGCATGGAGCTGATCCCCTTTTTTTGCTGGATGGATTTTGGCTTTCCGTCAGGCTGAAATAAAAGCGAGCTGTAAAGTCGTTTGGGTTTTCTCGCATAGTATCAGCATTCAGCAGGAAAATCTTAATTATAGGGTTCCAGCAGGGCCCGGATCTGGTTTCATGCGAGCCTCGCTGCTTCCTCAGTTGAGACTGGTCCCCGTTGGTAATTCCAGGCCCGACCACAGTGGTAATGAGCAGAGTTGTGGTGGCTGCAATCCAGCGGCCGGCAGCTCCGAGGGGCTCATGGGAAAGGGCGGTGTGGGAAGTCTGGGAGACAGTAAGTACGCATCATGATGTCTTGTCCTAAACATCAACTTCCGTGGATGTTATGCCGTCGCGGGCCAGTGAACTGTGAGGATGGGGGTGGCTTTCATCCTTCCACGTGTTTACAGATAGTCATCATTAGTGAAGATGGCACTGTCCCACCAATTAAGATGTTTGTGACTCCATCAGTGGGGTCTGCAGGGTGGAGGCACTGCTATCACCAGGATCCCaactaggttttttttttttggctctgaCTCCCAGAAAGATTTCAACACTCCTACAGCTTCAGGTTTCTACAAACTCTATGACAAATCAGCATTTTGGCAATAAGATGCAACTCTAACCCCAAACCCATCCACCCACTCAGCCATTCACTCGCTGAGCAACCACAAACTCTTATGAAACTCTTCAGACACTTATGAGGTGTAAGTGGGGTAAATCCCACACTACCCAGCCTGTGGCTTGATTCATGTTGACGTCTTCAGCTTTCAGATTGCTGCAACATGGAGCCATGTGTCTGCGAGAGCAACATTCCCCCCAAAATCCCCGCGCCTAAAGCTCCACACAGCTCTCCTTCCCAACGAGCCGGAGCTGTCAGCAGATACTGCGGCGGCAGCAGATTTCCGAGGGCCCCGGTCGGCTGATACGGGTCTTTTGTTGCCAAGTTGTTTTACTGACTCAAGCTGCCGAGCATTTGCCTCATTGTGATCGCCGGCTGCGTCAGTTCACATGAGCTGCTGTAATGAATGGGTCAGAGCAGTGGGACGCACAATAATATCCTGTCACAGAGGGTCCTGATTCACACGGGCTATGAGTCTTCCTCATAGCTACAGGAAAGGGCCTGATATCAATCTCCAAACACAGCAGTTCAGACAGGAGCTGGGGATTAGACGCTGAAGCTTCAGCGACAGTCTGCATGCTGTCTGACTTTATGTCAACCCTCCTCCCATCCTGTATTTCTGTCCACTGGAGGGTTTGTTTACTTGATATTAACACAGAGGCTGCTTTGTGCTCGGTATTAATAGGAAAACAAAAGGCATGCTTTAAAACACAAGATTTTTCAAGGCCCTGAGCTCAGGATGATCTGGGGCCCTCTTCCTGTTGAGCCCATCAGTAAACCACCAAAGATCTTCTAACGTTGTTTTATTGTCCATTTACTCCCCTAGTTTCATGGTTTAATCGTAAGCCGACAATTAAATTTTCCAAATCACAAAATTTGTTTTCGCTAAGCTTAAAAATAGCCACTTGGCAttctctattaaaaaaaaaaactaatgttgAAGTGACAAGTTTAATTCTCTGGTTTACACCTTtggttttctgcagctttttcagACTAGGTGAAGGAGGAACGTTAAGTCATTGtgtttacaaaaaacagaacaccaTCAGTAGTTTGAGATTTTTTGCAAACGGTGAACATAAAATGCCATAATtacacaaacactgaaacataatgctgccaccattGTTAAATCCTAATTTTGAATCAAGTTTTAAAGAAGAATTTTGTAGGATTCCTAAATAGTTTTAAGAAATGTCAGAAATCTTTGTAGAAAACTTGTCCTTGACAGATTTTTAAGCCCCCTTTTGGCTTGGGGGTCCAAATTATCCTAAAATTTGACTTATTCTTTGGGCTGAAGCTACTTTGAAACATGCTTATGTTTCAAAGTAGCATAAGCATGTTTGAAACATGCTTATTGAATAGTTAAACTATTCAAATTATTAACTCATTTGAATAGTTTAACTCAGCGGGTCCAAAATGTGTCTTCCGCCCCCATTTGGGGTGACGATTCGGAACGTGTGGAGTCTTCAAACCTTAAATCTGAGAGTAATACTTTGAGATGAAAGTGATATATTGGCTGCCATTACTTAACTAACTCTGTGGAAAATCAGGGTTACAATCTCCTCCCCGGTGACTTTTGGGGATGAAAAGCTGAAAGGTTTGGGAACTACtggtttaaaagaaataaaagtaaaaagaaaatgaagagcaCATCTTCTCTCTGATCCTTTCACATCCTCCTGTAATTGTTTCAGCTCTacagaaaaatatcttgttgttcttcctgtttttctcctgtTGTTGCCTCGCTCAGCAGCCTCTTCTTGCTGATTACCTGTCACATGCTCTCTGAGGAGCAGCGATGCAGCCGAGCAGGACATGAACAGCAGCTCTGCAGAGTGTTTGGGTGAAACAGCGAAGCTTCGCGCCGTGCAGGGATCTTGTGATGAGATGCTGCGTGTTCGAGGACATTCTTCCACTTCAAAGCCCCCCAGAGGATTCTGGGGACACTGGTTGAATAGAAACCGAGGGAGGGGTGCAGAGAGGGAGAACAGGTGCAGAAAGGGAGGGAGTGGGGGGTTTTGGGGGTCACTCCCGCTGCcatttgctttctgttttggttGTGAGGTTCTTTAAACGCCCCGTGAAACGACTCGCGCTGACACGCTCCCGTGGCCAGTCGCCCCGTGCCCCGTAACCATGGCGCCACAATTCAGATTGACCCCTGCACATGTGCCGAGTCAGCCACGGGGGTCTGCATCTTTTGTGACCGGCCATGGGAGAGAAAAtgaagaggagggggaggtGGGAGACGGAGACAAGGGTGTAAAAAGAACACCCGCCAGTCATTCACTTTTGTTAAGTAAagcagcagagggaggagaaTTGAAGCCATGTGGCAGGAAAACACAGGAAGATTCTCTTAAGTGAGCtgtcttatttttctctttcgcTTTGCTTAACTCAACAGGTGATCAACTTGAGAACTGATAGTCAAGATGACAGCCATGGAGAGCAAAGAAGAGATCAGCGACACAGACAGTGGGATTATCTTGCACTCTGGTAAAGACAACACTGAAGAGGAATCCAATATCAGCATAGTTCACATGATTAAATCAAGATTAAGTCACTACTGCTAGggaattttactttttcacatcgTGTCAAATGAAAACTACAATAGTCATATTTTATAGTCCAAGTTAAGGTAGCATAGAAGTGTAGAGTAGAAGAATGATCCATGGTTTTTAACATCTTTATTACAAACTAGTGTGAACAGAATGGCCATCTGTCTCACGGTTTGGGATGAGCATTCTTTACTCAAATATCTCTAATTAAAATCGAGTGCAACTAGTTAGTAAAAACAGTCCAcctgtgtgtcatttaatctcagttaataataagaaaaaaaccacagctgttctgtgaatgCCTCGGGTTTTCTGGAGAACATTATTgaacaaacggcatcatgaaaaccaagaaACACCCCTGGAAATCGGTTTGCCGGTGCCATGCTAGTCAAGATGTTGTGTTTATAATTGCTGCAGGCCCCGACAGCCCCACCTCTCCGTTGAAGGACCCGACCACTCACACCAGAGCCCTGAAACTGAAGCATCAATCTCTGGAAGAGCGTCTGGAGCTCTGCCTGCTGGAGCTTCGAAAACTCTGCATCAGGGAGGCGGTAAGTGACCCCCTGGAAACACAGGAAATAGTTCAATGTTTTAGCTAACATTCTCTCTAAACAGACACACAATATTTAACTTCTTATTGTGAGACTTATTCTTGTCCCGTCGTTCGACGTTCTCGTTTGCCTCCACAGGAACTGACTGGCTCAATCCCCTCAGACTTTCCTCTGTTGCCCGATGAGAAGCCGCCTCGGGTTAGGAGGAGGATCGGAGCGTCTTTCAAACTGGACGAAGGTCTGATCCGTCAGGACCAGCAGGTACCAAACGCCACCTCGCCGGTTCTCGCTGTGGATGGGCAAAGAGAATAAGCAGGGGGGTGAAATAAGTTTCCATGTTTCGCTTTATCCCAGGATTCAGAGTTACAAGCTCTGGAAACTGACTTGGCAGTCCAGCGGCAGATTTACGAGGCGGCCCGAAAACTCTCCCTCGAAGAGAACCTCAgcaaaccacagaagaagagccGACTCCAGCAGTGCAAAAGGGAAGAGAAGAAAGTGAAGGATCTGCAGGAGGCCGTTTTCCAGCACAGGACCAAGAGTGAGTGCAATTCACCGTGCATCTCCATCTCAAGCAGCCCGAGTAAAGGTGAGTGACGCTGCTGCCCCCCGGAGGACGATCCGCGTAATGCAGGGAGTGTGACGAAGATGTGTCATCTTCTCTGCAGATACGTCTGATGACAGCTccctgtctgatgtggtggcTCTGGATGATGGTGAGTTTTACACATCTGTTACCGAGGTAAAATCACACTGTAAAACAGACTCTGAAATAGACAGAATAtgacctttaaaatgttttattttttttaaaataaatttccttgTTAGACTCTGTAAGAGaaaagcattttctttcttgtgttttgcTGTTCTCTCCAGATGTAGATTCGTCTTGCCCACTCTCACCTCCAGTGTTGGACACCTCAGATTCAGACCCCCTGCAGTTGCCTCATCAGTCTCCAGGCCAGCCTGCAGTGGAGCATGAACGCTCTCCAATCCAGAACTCCCCGTGGAAAGAATCCAGTCTGGACCAGCCTTACCAGAGATCAACAAAACCTCAAACAGCTAGCAGAAGCAGGTCCAGGTAAGAGAGGTTTGAGACGTactgatttaatgttttcagggtttttaaagttagtttttaaaGTAAGTTGGAGCAAAACAACATCCTGCTTTATACTGTGAACACTCCTAGATGGTTGCGATTTTTAACAGCATCCGTTGACTTTCTGAGTGTTCCTGCTTTATTGCGTGCAGTAGTCCAGCAGGAGCTCCGGTGTCTGCAGAGAGCTGCAGGATTCCTCTGACTCAGTTCGTCAGGAACTCTGCTTTACGAAACAACCACTCCACCAGCGCCCCCTCCACTCCAGAGTTGCTCGTACGCCGACAGTACTCCCAGTCCTTCAGGTGAACAGACCATTCATGTCCAAAGTAAAAGAGCCTAACAACATGTGCACTGCAGCAGGCTCCTATAGTATGCTTTATATTTGAGTTATGAGTAAATAGCATTCTTACAAGTCAGAATTAAATTGATAATGAAGTCTGAGATGCTCATATGTTTTAACATGTAATGACTGGACAGGTTTTAGCAGACGTAGGGTTCATTTGGAatggatttttttgtgaataGCCTCAAACCTCGTGAaggagaaattttaaaaagacattctCCAATATCACATTTAATGTGATGTGAATACATAACacacaaaaagcattttctgccatttttacTTCACAAAGCACAAATGTCTCTGCAATAGATGTAATTTTATGGCTGTGTTAGGAAGTGCACTCATAGTTATGTAGATGTTAGAAGGTTTATCTACAAAATCAGAGAAGTGCATCTGTAATCGGCAGAAGAGAGGAAGTCAGCTTTTGTTGCTGAATGAAAAACCGAGCAGATGAACAAAGTTTTATccattaataatttttttatcatttatgaAAACGAAGCATTTTCAGCTAGATCAGAAGTAAGAGAACTCAaagtcaaataataaaaactgtgaaTTGCTGGTTTGAGGAACAGCTGGTTTGAGGAACATGCTCAGACTAAAAATTAactactgaataaaaaaaaaaagatactcaAAACAATGTGTAACTGTCATAAACTGGCTTGCCATATTTGTTATGCTGGTACTTTTACAGTTAATGATTGTCTTATGTCTATACAGACTTCCCAAAAAGAAGCTGACTGTCGACATGGAGCGGCTCGGCTCAGAGAGCTGCCGCGACCGGGTCCGCCCGCCTCTGCAGCGGTGCGGCCCAGAAACCACGGTGCGCTCTCCAGAGTTCTCCCCTCCGCGGCCGTACCAGTGCAGCTCAGAGGACAGCAGCTCAGAGcactcctcatcctcctccttcATCTGCTCTCCTGGAAGGGACAGACCCACCGATATTCCCAAGCTCTGCCCCCCGCCTTACGGATTCCACTTCGGGGCCCAGACGAAGGAGCTGTCCTGTTTCCGCGGCCCCCACAAAAGCCCCGGACAGGTCAGACCCACACCAGGAAACGGGCCTCTGTCGCCTCGAGATACGGACACGGGTAAGGACTTCCCGACTGCAACTCAAGGGGCCCACAATCTGCAAAGAGGAACTCCGTGCCAGAGGAGCATCCTGAAGCCCCCCCCACCGTACACCAGGCTGGTCCGAACGCCTTCGCTGAAAGACTACCCGAACCACAGCGTCAGGCTGCTGCCCCGAGAGATCGTGTCAGAGGAGCTGAAGTCCTGGCACCAGAGGAATCAGCTGCAGAAGTTCTGGCCGAGCTGTGGAGAACATCAGAGCGTGATGAGCCCGACCTCTCCTCACCTGCCCCCCTTTGAACAGGTCGGTACTGAACAAGCACTGGTACCGTTAACATCTGTGTGACTGACAGGAATAAGTAGCCATTCATTGCATCTGCAGAGCTAAAAATCTCTGTTTTGTAGTTACAGGGAAATTGGTACATACCCGTactaaatttaattaatttacagTTTTGCATAAAAACTACATGGCATAGATTTATGCTACATTTCTGGGTCTATAAAGTAGCAACCACTATTAAATTCTAATTGGATTTTTAATTACTGAAGTgttattcattaaaaattaaGGCACCTTTAATacctataaaataaatctaagtaatttaatgtcttgaaattgatctgtctctttaagaagctcctactttTTTTGTCACTCTACCTTCAGCGCGTCATCACAACTCTGCTTTTCATTATGCAATTTACAACTGTTCTTAGAAGAGTGAGACTGAGAAGTAGTCCGTACGATGGACTCAGCAGGTTCGcatttccaccaggtgtttgctaattgttgctgctgctagtctagTGGAGCTGGGTGGTGAAGGTGCGAGGGAGGGGTTCTCTGTCAACAACTCTGACCAGCCTCCCTGTCCcggctgaagaaaaacatccccacagcatgactctgccactaccatgtttcactgtgggtgTCAGGTATTCAGGATGGTGGGTGCGTTAACTTTCTGCTACACATAGTGTTTAGCATGTTAGCCAAGTCGTTAAATCTTGGTCCAGAAGACCTTTTCCCACGCTGTGTCTACTTGGCTTGTAGTAAACTGCGCAGTTTGCTGCACTTCCAGAAATGTCACACAGATAATGTTGACAGAATCTCCCACCCGAGTGTTTTGTATAATTATCCATCTGCTTGGGTTCATCCATCACATAAGATCCTCTAAAACTACATAGATGATGTGGTAGTAACAtaagaaaatcacaaaagcGTGGTGTATGAACATCTGTATCATATCATAACATGATAAACGAAACTGCGTATAGCGTCTGCTGAGTGTGTGTCACTGATGTGAAGGCCTTTTCCTCAGGGTTCGGGTAACCTGGTCCTCCAGAGAGCCGCAGACGGGACTCCAGTCCAGTGGTTTGTGGCCGAGGATGCTGAAATCGTGAGCCAGGTGTAACCCGCACCTGTCCAGCTTGTTCCCATTTATTTATCTCTGTATTTATTGAGACTTTAGACTCTCTGTGAGATTGTTGACACGGTGCAAAGAAGGCGGACCTGTTGGTACCAGTATggtaattatttataatttaacgTAAGGTGGAACgccagctttatttattttaggtccTCTCATATTAGACTGTAGCTAAAGCAAGGCTCATGCAATCTTAAAGATTTGTTAAATGGACcatagattgttttttttgttggctgGCACACATTTCTATACACAAACATCACCTCCTTTAGCCATCATATAGGTTTTCACATTAATATAAATTTTgactatatttatttaaaaagtttttccctTGCAAAATAGATTTATAACAATTTTCAAACCTTATTGGACCTAcctaaatggtttttttttatttttatgacttgcTGACACCTTTTAGAGTGGTTTGATGAATGTTTTAACTGCAGTATGCCGTGCTCTAACTAACCGCATGATTGTGTGAGtgttgagaatttttttttgtatatttataataaaacatttaaaacaagtgATGGAAAACGGTTTTATTCTGTAAGCTAAATCCTTGAAGAGAATGAGGATGAAGTATTCCAAAGTGTTTACGGATCATGGCTCAGCCTCTCCTTCGTGAATCTTCCACATGATGCAAGTCAGCACTACGACgcagaaaagcacaaacaggTTGGTGCAGATCCATGCCCATCGGCAGCGGTGCAGCCGGACCAGCAGAGGATGCTGCCTGCATGGAGACCCATACCTGAAGGAGGCAGACATTCATTGTTTGTCCACACAAAACGATCgctatcatttattttatttatttattttttttaaaaagcgatGTCGCATTTACTTACGTGCCAATGGAGATTTGTCTCtggattgttgtttttctttctttcgcTTTGGTTAATGCAGCTGCTTTGGCTTTCTGTCTTTGTCGCAGAGATTCCAGAGAGAGGCTGCAGCAAAGCCACAAAGGCTTGCTATTAAAATGATGTAATGTTTGCTCAAGTTATGcaaaaataaccacaaaaaCCCTTACTACCTATTTGCTTAAGCCCCTTTTATGGACAAGAAGGGAAccagttaaaaaagtaaaccaAATGCCCATCTGAGGGACAAAAGGTTGTATGTAAAGTGAAAACCGAGTAAAGCAAAAgctttaagtaaaatatttaacaaaaacttaaGTTCAAGTATACTTACTGggataattgaaaaaaaaaattgtgaaaagccttaaatgtaacttttattgcagtatcccacactggaaaaacaaatccaaactttagtttgaaattagctgggggaaaaaattccctgttatgatttattttaaatattcatgccAGAATTACTGTCACACCAAAaaaattcttagaaaaaaaatacaactaacaGTTTTATTATTGCTATGTTTCACTCTTTTAGTTGCTCAGTGTGTTTGCAAATGTTTAATCAATAATACAAGAACTTATATcatcttaaattaatttcaagTAGAGCAGATGTTTGTTGATCTCAATAAATTGGGAAATGGAACCAATATgcaaaagcaaattaaaagctCTTTGGTatcttaaaaaacattttttaaataattgctttagagaattttttttagtttccagAGCAGGAGCAGGGCATCATTCATAAGAAAAATTTAACTACAACCTCTAATTAGATTATTAAGGCTACTGAGAGAATCCCATACTTTCTGTTCTGCGTATTTGAAGGAATCACTTCCTCTGTCGGATGGCTCTCTGGGCTGGGAGCAGAAAGGTCCAGAAGACAGTCCCCTGGTGGATCTGGGTCTGgttgtctgaaaacaaaactttttaaaagaaaattgcaaaCATGTGGTCCAGATGAAAGCAGAACGTTTATTTCACAGTGTACCTTTCATTCATCAGGTGGCTGTCCTCTTGGGTAAACACAAAGCTACAAGAATCTAAGCTCAGGGATGGAGACAAGTGTGGAGGAGAGTGTTTCTTCCAGGAAGAGGTTCTCTTCCTTGAatctctcttcttctcctgtttGGAAGGAAATTATGCTAATTATGGCGGCAAGATATTAGGAGAGTTCACCAAGGAAACCTTACCAGATTTGGGCTGGAAATGATTGATGCGCTGACTCTCCTTCGTAAGATGCTCTGGAAAAAACAGACAACTGGAGTAAGAAGGCGGATCTAATTAGGAGATCCATTCTTCTGTAAGCTGAAACCTGCATACCTGATTAGAGtttctcctcttcctgtccTCCTGTCTTTCTGGTTCAACTGTAGGAGAGAAATGGCCAGGCATTATTTAGACAGCATCAAAACACTAGTGGATGAACAGAAACGCCACGAACCTGGGGTGGTTCTGGGATGAATGCTGTGTCTGCTGgagttcagctgctgctgctgcagattgTTTTTGGCTTCTTCCAGCTCTGCTAAATTTCTGTCATGACGCCTCCTCAGACTCTCCACGTGAGCCACCATGAGCTCCACAGCACGACTCACCCGAGCCTCCTATGAAAGTTAAACATCCAGTCATGGTGAAAATAAACCACAAGTTACAACAATTTGAAGCTATGAGGGATAAAAGATTTTATATCTCTGTAGATAAATCACTGAAAAGCTAATGATCTTAAACAACTATAATTCAGTGAAGGAGATTCACATtatgttgtttctttaaaagcGGACCTATTATGAATAATTCACTTTTTACAACTATTTGTGTACTTCCTTTCAGGCCTCAACTACTTCTAGAAACAATGCAAGTGCTTAAAAAAGACTACCCGGCCATATTCTGGCAATAACTTGATGTGTTTTTGCCGTCTTTAAAATTAACCGTTTCAAAAATCTCTCGATTATTAATTTGCAATCGCcaggcactgcccgttacctagcaactccagtAGAGCTGAGCCACTCGCCTGGCAACTTTAGCAGAGGctaacctagcaacccaagaCGATCTCAAGCAGGTTTGATCAGctagttttactgctgtacaatgaaaagacaagagttttgttgtcgACTTGTTATTGCTGCGTTCTGATGGTTGAGGAGACGCTACGTCTTCTGTTTAAGGGTCAAAGATGCACGGTTGCATCTATTTACACCATTTTCACTTGTATAAAATGTAAGCATTGAAATAgagggcgtggccagcagcagatgtAAAGAGACAGGAGGCCCAAACACATCTCATTCTGAAGGGAGCTCGAAACAGGCAAGAATCATCATTGGTCCCCTTTAATGCTgtttaacagtaataaacaTAACCTTCATGTACCTGGTGGACGGCACCGAGCACCTCGGCTGTGCTGGAGATCCGCTCTACTGTCCCTCCGAGGATGTCCAGAGAAAGCTCCAGCCTCTGCAGGATGCTGCTGCGTTTACTGTCCAAACACAGACCCTTCAatgtctgaaaacacacacaatcacGTCTACTTCCTCTGATTGATTTCAACTCTTACATTCCCAAAGTAAAGTTTTCAGCTTAGTTTAAGCTGTTCTTATGTGAGCTCAGCTACACTTTATGTAAAGGTATTCACACTCTTAGAAACTTTTAAAGCTGTTTAGACCCACAGTAATAGAGaattgtgaagcagaaggaaatttaggggaaaaaaaacatttgaagagtATGATATTCACTTAGATTCAACCCACTTTAATCTGATACCAGTAATAAACCCAGTTCATCCATATGCCTTCATAAATACATCTAAACATCAACCATCAAAAACAATCAGAGAAGCAACCAAGAAGACTTTGGCATCTCTGGAGCAGAAACAGAGATACACAACTCAGCTAtgagaatctgttgacaagGCACCAATGAGtcatgcactccacaaatctgccTGTAACAGAAAATTCATaagagaaatgagaaaaaagttgcTCTGGTCATGTAAGacctattttttcatttttggagcTAAATCCAGGCCGATCCCAGAAGTAAACCTGTTAGAAGCAAAAGGTTGTGATCCAAACTTCAAACCTTCCAACAGAACAAACCCAAACATACAACAAGAACAACAATGGAGCGGTTTAGACCAAAGCATATTCATGAGTTAGAAAgccctagtcaaagttcagaccttagtccaactgagaatctgtggcaacaCTGGATAGTTAATGTTCCCAGAGGCTCACCATTTattctgactgagtttgaggtATTTTTGCGCAGAAATATGGGCAAAAGTTTACAAATGCACGCTTGGTTCAACCTCACAACGAGCCTCTACGTCCTGTCGGCATTTCAAAATGCCACTGAATTTTGTGGCTGTGACGTAAAGAAAAACTCCAAGAGGTGTGAGCATTTTTGCGAGACATTTTAGAATATTGCGAGCATCTTGATCATATCCACACAGCGTACCTCCAGGGTCTCCCTGCCTCGGCTGAGCTCCAGGTGGATGTTCTCCTCGGCCAGGTTGCGTGCGTGCTCCTCCGACTGCAGCCTCTGTTTCAGGGTGTACTGATCGCAGCGGAAGGCCAGGGAGATCTGAGAGAAGGCCGTCTGGGCACATACACAGCTTTCAGTGCTCAGAATGTATTTAACATAATAAGAAACTTAATACAACAAATCAAATACAATCAGGCTGATGAACAtgttaaataacttgtttgtaaaagttttacCTCCAAGTCCTTTTCTGTCATGTCCacactgttaaaaataaaaaaaaaacaggcaaaagctTAATAATAGGTTTGAACTAATTTATGTGCAGTATACCGTCATTATGTGTCTCACCTGTTGAGGCCTACACGCTCTATGATGGACAGCTCGCTCCAGCAGGGCACCGGTGGCTCCTCCTGACTgctttctgtcagaaacatgaACCCAGGTTGAACATAAGAGCCAGATCACCCACTGACCCTTTTGTTCATCTGTCTTTCAGCTTCTACCTTCCTCACTATCATTGCTGTCAGGCATGGTGGAAAAATTGTGTCCGTTTGTCTCTGCGTCAGGTGCAAAGCCCTACAGAAACACAGAGGTATTAGATataaacgtgtgtgtgtgtgtatagatATAAATGTGGCAGCTGATGGTAGACAACTCGACTCACCTCCATGCTCATCATTGCCGTGTACACAAGAGTAAAAGGTCTGCATCAGCTGATTTCGCGTGTCAGGGTGCGAGGTTTACTGTCAGACGTCTGCCCTCGATACATTCCTCACTCTGCATTTCTCCTGCCCTGAGAATAGATAATCCCATTAAGAGATCCACAGTCAAAGCAGAGCAGGATCACTCACCCAA
It encodes:
- the LOC116726620 gene encoding lymphoid-restricted membrane protein isoform X1, with protein sequence MMSMEGFAPDAETNGHNFSTMPDSNDSEEESSQEEPPVPCWSELSIIERVGLNSVDMTEKDLETAFSQISLAFRCDQYTLKQRLQSEEHARNLAEENIHLELSRGRETLETLKGLCLDSKRSSILQRLELSLDILGGTVERISSTAEVLGAVHQEARVSRAVELMVAHVESLRRRHDRNLAELEEAKNNLQQQQLNSSRHSIHPRTTPVEPERQEDRKRRNSNQSILRRRVSASIISSPNLEKKRDSRKRTSSWKKHSPPHLSPSLSLDSCSFVFTQEDSHLMNERQPDPDPPGDCLLDLSAPSPESHPTEEVIPSNTQNRNLSLESLRQRQKAKAAALTKAKERKTTIQRQISIGTYGSPCRQHPLLVRLHRCRWAWICTNLFVLFCVVVLTCIMWKIHEGEAEP
- the LOC116726620 gene encoding lymphoid-restricted membrane protein isoform X2; this encodes MMSMEGFAPDAETNGHNFSTMPDSNDSEEESSQEEPPVPCWSELSIIERVGLNSVDMTEKDLETAFSQISLAFRCDQYTLKQRLQSEEHARNLAEENIHLELSRGRETLETLKGLCLDSKRSSILQRLELSLDILGGTVERISSTAEVLGAVHQEARVSRAVELMVAHVESLRRRHDRNLAELEEAKNNLQQQQLNSSRHSIHPRTTPVEPERQEDRKRRNSNQSILRRRVSASIISSPNLEKKRDSRKRTSSWKKHSPPHLSPSLSLDSCSFVFTQEDSHLMNERQPDPDPPGDCLLDLSAPSPESHPTEEVIPSNTQNRNLSLESLRQRQKAKAAALTKAKERKTTIQRQISIGTQHPLLVRLHRCRWAWICTNLFVLFCVVVLTCIMWKIHEGEAEP
- the LOC116726620 gene encoding lymphoid-restricted membrane protein isoform X3, translated to MTEKDLETAFSQISLAFRCDQYTLKQRLQSEEHARNLAEENIHLELSRGRETLETLKGLCLDSKRSSILQRLELSLDILGGTVERISSTAEVLGAVHQEARVSRAVELMVAHVESLRRRHDRNLAELEEAKNNLQQQQLNSSRHSIHPRTTPVEPERQEDRKRRNSNQSILRRRVSASIISSPNLEKKRDSRKRTSSWKKHSPPHLSPSLSLDSCSFVFTQEDSHLMNERQPDPDPPGDCLLDLSAPSPESHPTEEVIPSNTQNRNLSLESLRQRQKAKAAALTKAKERKTTIQRQISIGTYGSPCRQHPLLVRLHRCRWAWICTNLFVLFCVVVLTCIMWKIHEGEAEP
- the inavaa gene encoding innate immunity activator protein, producing the protein MTAMESKEEISDTDSGIILHSGPDSPTSPLKDPTTHTRALKLKHQSLEERLELCLLELRKLCIREAELTGSIPSDFPLLPDEKPPRVRRRIGASFKLDEGLIRQDQQDSELQALETDLAVQRQIYEAARKLSLEENLSKPQKKSRLQQCKREEKKVKDLQEAVFQHRTKSECNSPCISISSSPSKDTSDDSSLSDVVALDDDVDSSCPLSPPVLDTSDSDPLQLPHQSPGQPAVEHERSPIQNSPWKESSLDQPYQRSTKPQTASRSRSSSPAGAPVSAESCRIPLTQFVRNSALRNNHSTSAPSTPELLVRRQYSQSFRLPKKKLTVDMERLGSESCRDRVRPPLQRCGPETTVRSPEFSPPRPYQCSSEDSSSEHSSSSSFICSPGRDRPTDIPKLCPPPYGFHFGAQTKELSCFRGPHKSPGQVRPTPGNGPLSPRDTDTGKDFPTATQGAHNLQRGTPCQRSILKPPPPYTRLVRTPSLKDYPNHSVRLLPREIVSEELKSWHQRNQLQKFWPSCGEHQSVMSPTSPHLPPFEQGSGNLVLQRAADGTPVQWFVAEDAEIVSQV